The Halopelagius inordinatus genomic interval GGCGGAAGACGCGCCGAACGCACCGAACGCACCGAACGCGCCGAACGCGCCGAACGCTCCGGACGCGCCGGACGCGGCGGAATCGGTCGGAGTCGCCGAGGGAAGCGCGGCGGCCGCACAGGCAGTGCGCGCGGACACCGCCGAAGAAGAATCGACCGGGGCGTCCGAGGCCGACGACGAGGGCGAGCAGGGCCCCCCGGTCCAGCAGGCCCAACCGAGCACGCCCGACACGGAGGCCGCAGACAGCGTCGAGGCGGGGTTCGCGGATTCGGGGTTCGAGTCGGCGGGTCCGGTCGACGACGACGCACTCGTCGACGAAGTCGCGGCGCTTCGCGAGACGGTCGAAGCGCAGGGCGAGGAGATTCGCCGCCAACAGGAACTCATCGAGCAACTCATCGAAGAACTGCGCCGCGGCAGGTAGACGCGGTCAGTCGCGGCCGAGCACTTTTCTGACGCACGAGGAGCCGAACGGACCGAGTTCGCCGGCCTCGAAGCGAACGAAATGCCCCGTCGAGATGCTCGCACCGCAGCGACGGCAGTCGAACTCGCCGTCTCGCTCGACGACCTGACTCTCGAACTCGACGTACGTCCCGCCGCGGCGCGTCCGAATTCTGCCGTCCTCGCGGTCTATGACGCCGCGCAGTTCGGCGGCGTCCAAGATGTCGCGCGTCAGCGTCGGGTTCGTCGTCACCGTCTCGATTCTGTCGACGGCGTCGGAGAGCGGGAGGGATTCGGATTCGAGATGTGCGAGCAGTTCCACGCCGAGTTCGACGCGCTCTGTCGCGTCCATCGCTCGCACGTCGACCGCGTTCTCTGCCGACTCGGACGCCGGACGAACGCTCTCTTCTCGACGCTCGCTTTCGCTGCCGTCGCTCTCCGTGGCGAACGCCGACAGGTCGGGGTGGGCCTCGGAATCGTCGTCGGACACGGCTACGCCTCCATCTGCGCGGTGCGAGACCAAAAACGCAGCGTGCTCGCGTCGCGCGGCCGGTTCGAACCCTCGCACTGAGCGTCTGACGAGACACAAGGCGTATATCGGGGCGCGAGCGAAGGAGAGACGATGCGACGACCACGGTTCGGGGTGCGAGTCGGCGTCGGCGGCGTGCTGGCGGCCGTTCTCGTCGCCGCCGCGGTCACCTCGCCGGACGCCGCCCTCAACCGTCTGGCGTGGGCGACGGCCGACCCGACGCGGTTCGTCGCCGCGGCCGTCTGTCTCGCACTCGTCCGACCGCTTCTCGCGTGGCCGACGACGATTCTGGCCGTCGTCGTCGGATACGCGTTCGGCGTCGTCGGCGTCCCCTTCGCTCTCGCTCTCATCGTCCTCACGAGCGTTCCGCCGTTCCTCTTTGCGAGACGCGTCGGGCGCGAGAGCAGAGTCGCCGCCGCCGGAGAGGCGTTCGTCGAACGGACCGGCGACGTTCGGAGCGTCGTCGCCAGCAGACTCGTCCCCGCGCCGTCGGACGTCGTCTCCGTCGCCGCGGGCGTCTCC includes:
- a CDS encoding DUF5830 family protein, with the translated sequence MDATERVELGVELLAHLESESLPLSDAVDRIETVTTNPTLTRDILDAAELRGVIDREDGRIRTRRGGTYVEFESQVVERDGEFDCRRCGASISTGHFVRFEAGELGPFGSSCVRKVLGRD
- a CDS encoding TVP38/TMEM64 family protein translates to MRRPRFGVRVGVGGVLAAVLVAAAVTSPDAALNRLAWATADPTRFVAAAVCLALVRPLLAWPTTILAVVVGYAFGVVGVPFALALIVLTSVPPFLFARRVGRESRVAAAGEAFVERTGDVRSVVASRLVPAPSDVVSVAAGVSGVRLRAFVVGTAVGETPWALAGVLAGASAETLAAGDVAGAMDVRLAAATAFVAAVLVAPTLYEWYGERTRDGDAA